A window of the Diabrotica undecimpunctata isolate CICGRU chromosome 1, icDiaUnde3, whole genome shotgun sequence genome harbors these coding sequences:
- the LOC140451253 gene encoding uncharacterized protein, giving the protein MGFFDDIRNDYGQSTVRILKDWTRITIKLAALHNQKTFLLKCRSNGCFPGHVTNGLVNVNSLLHHRTGNIHHDAWKLCDRFGRNIINLEIKIAFADINFFERKLHELRTKAYNILNFHTFNEFNRRQRIKYNTEFHKIKKIQINKFNKLKIEAFDKIKFQEKWFKNLTSIHFPFEIKKFLALGPKFSLCPSKSDIRVPNLLSDIESIIRPLNDSQKDVVRSKCTNVITNFLHKEVKDHFLNKYYMQTKLFLKNHPEIYIVKSDKGNVTVVMYKEDYLKKTGELLNDTKYYTTLRRSPVCTLQQKANCLVSKLNIKKFIDNKKAKELKIYNSIAPRFYALPKIHKPTLSMRPIVSSLCPPNGPIAQLLTDILTNAYNLNNNFYIKDSFDFSSFINNFQLPQNYVLVSFDVTSLFTNLPLDLIISSVEKHWNEISQHTNIDLLHFKTLINFVFDSNIFIFNGVFYKQIFGSPMGSSLSPILSSYVMDDVISDCISNCTFFIPFIKRYVDDLVLALPKHKIHETVNIFNSHNQHIQFTVEEEVDNSLPFLDMRIVRNTDNMLKTKWFRKPICSNRFISYYSHHPNKMKMNLITGLKERVLKLSHPDYLQEDLQLLKNILIENSYPPDMLHRMLFSNIGNINNLTPFFAQSQNIVSNNHNIYYHSLPFIPSLTPKLIQTLKVIDNIKIATKNIKTISSLYSKTKYPIDKFEKTNLVYSISCTQCEAEYVGETGRNLSNRIISHKSDCRIKKPSCALAEHVIDKDHIMDFDNIKILCSESNKFKRTFLEMVCISKNDKSLNKRSEIQNLSKIYNYILSL; this is encoded by the coding sequence atgggttttttcgatgaCATCCGAAACGATTATGGGCAATCTACAGTCAGAATTCTGAAGGATTGGACTAGAATTACCATCAAACTTGCTGCTTTACACAATCAGAAGACTTTTTTGTTGAAGTGTAGATCTAATGGATGTTTCCCTGGACATGTTACAAATGGCCTAGTTAATGTAAATTCCCTTTTACATCATCGGACTGGGAATATTCACCATGATGCTTGGAAATTATGTGACAGGtttggaagaaatattattaatttagaaattaaaatcgcttttgctgatataaacttttttgaaagaaaattacatgagttacgtaccaaggcctacaatatcttaaatttccacacatttaatgaatttaatcgtagacaaagaattaaatacaacacagaatttcataaaatcaaaaaaatacaaattaataagttcaataaattaaaaatagaagcttttgataagataaaatttcaagaaaaatggtttaaaaatctaacatctattcattttccttttgaaattaaaaaatttttagcattaggacctaaattttctttatgtccttccaaatctgatattagagttcctaatttactttctgatattgaatcaataatcagaccacttaatgatagtcaaaaggatgttgttagatctaaatgtacaaacgttattacaaactttttgcataaagaagtcaaagatcattttttaaataaatactatatgcaaactaaactttttcttaaaaaccatcctgaaatttatattgttaaaagcgataaaggtaacgtaactgttgtaatgtacaaagaggattatctaaaaaaaactggagaactcttaaatgatactaagtattacactacacttagaaggagtcctgtttgtactttgcaacaaaaagcaaattgtctagtatctaaattaaacataaagaaatttattgataataaaaaagcaaaagagctcaaaatttataattctattgctccacggttctatgctctgccaaaaatacataaaccaactttatctatgagaccaattgtttcatctttatgccctcctaatggaccaatagcacagctcctcactgacatcttaactaatgcttataatttaaacaacaatttttacattaaagattcatttgattttagttctttcattaataatttccaattaccacaaaattatgttttagttagttttgatgtaacatctctttttactaatttgcctttagatttaatcataagtagtgttgaaaaacattggaatgagatttcacaacacactaatattgacttattacatttcaaaacacttatcaactttgtttttgattctaatatttttatatttaatggtgtattttataaacaaatttttggtagtcctatgggatctagtctttcacccattctaagtagctatgtcatggatgatgttatcagtgattgtatcagtaattgcacttttttcattccttttattaagagatatgtagatgatttagttttggcacttcctaaacacaaaattcatgaaacagtcaacattttcaacagtcataatcagcatatacaattcacagttgaggaagaggtagataattctctaccattccttgacatgagaattgtaagaaatacagacaatatgttgaaaaccaaatggttcagaaaacccatatgtagtaatagatttataagctattactctcaccatccaaataagatgaaaatgaaccttataacaggattaaaagaacgtgttttaaaactttctcatccagattatctacaggaagatcttcagttattaaaaaatattctaattgaaaactcttatcctccagatatgctacataggatgcttttttctaatattggtaatataaataatttaacaccattttttgctcaatctcaaaacattgtatctaacaatcataacatctattatcattcactaccttttataccatcattaacacctaaattaatacaaacactaaaggttattgacaatataaaaatagcaacaaagaacatcaaaactatttcatctttatattctaaaactaaatatcctatagacaaatttgaaaaaacgaatttagtatacagcattagttgtactcagtgtgaggctgaatatgttggtgagaccggaagaaatctttcaaatcgcattatttctcacaaaagtgattgcagaattaaaaaaccatcttgtgctttggcagaacatgtaatcgataaagaccatattatggattttgataacattaaaattttatgtagtgaaagtaataaatttaaaaggacttttttggaaatggtttgtattagcaaaaatgataagagtttaaacaaaagatctgagattcaaaatttaagtaaaatatataattatattctttctttatga